One Gemmatimonadota bacterium genomic window, TGCGGTTCTCGCTCTCGCGAAGGTCCGTGAACACGACATCCCCGGCGGCGAATGCGCCGCGGGTCAGGCCTTCGAACCATTCCGAGAGTTGGAGGTAGTCGAAATCGCCCCGCCGTACGCGGACCTGTCCAGGAGCGTACCCCTCCTGCGCCAGCCAGGCGGACAACGCGCCCTCGACCTGGGGGCGCCTACTGGTGTCGGTCAGGTAGACCGTCGGTGCACCGTCGTCCAGGAAGACTCCGCCGAATTCCGGAACGGCGGCCGCGATTGCCGCGCGATCCGGGGGCGATCCCTGGGCGTGCGCGGGGATGCGCGCGGCGTCTATGTCGGCCGGGGTGTCCGGCGATAGGCTGTCATTGACGTCCGAACAGGCGGACAGCACTAGCGCCGCCGCGGCGATCGTCGCCGCGCCGGGTGAACTGAAACGATGCATGGCGGATTCCTCCCGATGGCTGTATGCCAGGCCTGCTGTGCGAAATCGGCGCCGGGGGGAGAGCGCACCGATCGCCGCTCAAGATGCGACGACCGACGGGCCGACTTCGACACATGCAGAGTTGCCCCTGGAATAGGCGCGCGTCAAGAACGACGTCTCCTGGCTCGCCGTCGCCGGGGCTCCTTCACCAGGCGATCCCCCAGTCCTCCCCGTGGTCGCTCGCCGCGCCCCAGAAGGTGCCGTGCTCGCGGTCGAAGCGGATCGCCGTCATCGGCCCCGACGTGCGGTCCACGAAGCTGATCCCATAGCCGCGTGACCGCAGCTCGTCGACCACCCACGGCGGCGTGGCGGAGTTCAGCGACAGGCCCCCCGCCACCCGCTCGTGATCGCCGAACGAATTGTGCAGCTGCGCCGTATGGAAGTTCGCCGCCTCGGCTGCCTCGTTCACCTCCATGCCGAACTCCACCACGTTCAGGAAGAACTGCAGGCTATTCTGATCCTGGAAGTCCCCGCCCTGGATCGAGAAGGACAGGAAGGGCTCGCCGTCCTTGAGCGCCATGCTGGGGGTCAGCGTGACGCGCGGCCGCTTGCCGGGCGCGATCACGTTGTAGGGGTTCTCCACCTCGTCCACCACGAAGCTCTGGGCGCGTTGGCTCATGCCGATCCCCGTGCCGCCGGCGATGACGGCCGGAATCCAGCCGCCCGACGGGGTCACTGACACCACCCACCCGGAAGCGTCGGCCGCCTGAATCGAGGTCGTACCTGTGGCCGCCAACTCCCACCAGTCGCCGGCCTCTCCGCGATCCCCCTCCAGCAGCGCCTGCGCCGCGCTGGCCGGTCTCGCGATCGTGTCCAGGTCGAGCGGCCAATGCTGCAGCAGGTCCAGGAACGGGTTGTCGCCCTCCTGGAAGAGATACGGATCGCCGGGCTTCACGCGCGCGTCGTTCTGGTCGGGATCGAAGTCCTCCATGCGCGCACGCGCGTACTCCTTGGACAGGAGTCCGGCGACGGGCTCGGCCGGCGCCGAGTAGGGATCCCCGTAGTAGAAGTCGCGGTCCGCGTACGCGCGGCTCATCGCCTGGTAGACCGTGTGCACGTAGTTGGCGCTGTTGTAGCCCAGGCCGGCCAGGTCCAGCGGCTCCAGCAGATTGAGCATCTGCAGCAGCACGGGGCCCTGCGTCCACGTCGTGAGCTTGTAGACGTCGATGCCCTTGTAGGACGTCTTGACCGGCTCCTCGATGCGCACGCTCCAGTCCGCCAGGTCGGCGACCGTCATGGGGGAGCCCAGCTCGTTGGCGCCGCGCACGAACTCCCGGGCGATGTCGCCGCGGTAGAAACGGTCGTACGCCGCCATGATGGCCTCCGCGCGGCTCGCGCCTCCGGCCAGCGCCTCGCGCTCCGCCTGCACCAGCTTGCGCAGGGTCGTGGCCAGGTTCGCCTGCCGAAAGATCGCCCCCGGCTCGGGCGGCTCCCGCTCGCCGTCCACCTCGTTGGGTAAGAACACGTCCATCGACGCGGGCCACTGCTCTATCTCATCGCGGAAGCGGCGAATCGAGCGCACGGCCTGGCCCTCGATGGGGTAGCCGTCCGCCATCCGTATGGCGGGCTCGAGTACGTCGGCAAGCGACAGAGTGCCGTACTCGGCTACCATCACCATGAGCGCGCCCGGCGTGCCCGGAGTCACGGCCGCCAGCGGGCCGAACCGCGGAGGATGGCGCATGCCCCGGCTGCGGAAAAACTCCGGCGTGGACCCGGAGGGAGCCACGCCCAGCCCGTTTATGCCCACCACCTCGCGGGTGCGCGGGTCGTAAATCAGCGCCTGGGTTTCTCCGCCCCAGGACAGGACGTCCCACATGGTCGAGGTGGCCGCCAGCATCGCGGCCGCGGCGTCGACCGCGTTGCCACCCTTCTGGAAGACCATGGCGCCGGCGGTGGCGGCCAGCGGCTTGCCGGTGATGGCAATCCACTCCTGGCCGTGCAGCACGGGTCGGTTCGGCCGCCCCTGGCCTGCGGCGGGCGCGGCGAACAGCGCCCAAGCGGCGCCCAGGAGCACGGTCGTTCCCAGCGAACGGGATCGGCGTCGGGGAGCGTGGGCGCGGGGCGAGCGGTGCGCTGCGGCGTGGCGCGAGCGCTGCGAAGGGTACGCGAACATGGCGAACGTCTCCCGGGTCGATGACTGTGGGAGCGACATGATATGGTCGCGCGGCCACGCTCGCGACCGGCTACCGCGTCAGTCCACCGCCGGCTCCAGATCGCGCGGCCGGACGTATCCGGTCTCCCCGTCCGGCAGGCTCACTCGATACGCGCCACCAGAGGCCGCCAACACCCGCAGAACGGCGTTCTCGGGGATGCCGCGCGGCGCCCCACCCGCGCCCGTGGACAGCCGCAAAGGCACCGCCTCCCCGGCTAGCCGCATGCGTACGCCGAGGGCCCCGGCGTCCGCGGTCACCTCCGCCACTCGTGGCTCCCAGGCCCGCAGCCACTGGTCGGGGTCCGTGGGGCCCTCGCCCCGGCGATAGACGCCGAAGTGCAGATGCGGTGGCGTGGTGCGCGCGTTCCCGGTATTGCCGACGAAACCGAGCGTGTCCCCTGGCTCGACCCACTGCCCGGTCGACACGACCTGGCTGTCCAGGTGCGCGTAGTAGATGGCCAGCTCCCGCTGCTCATCCCTGAGCCAGACGGTCTTGCCCCCGCGCGGCGTGTTGCGAACGCGTGTGACCCGTCCGGTCGCCGCCGCCAAGGCGGGGGTCCCCCGGGACGCGAAGATATCCACGCCGTGGTGGCTGCGCCGGCCGCCATCCCGCGGGTCTCCATAAACGCTCCTGACGGCTCCCCACGACCCCCCCTCTACCGGGAAGGCCAGGGCCGGCTCCGAGCGCAACTCGACGGTGATCGTCCCCGAGCGCAGGAGCTCGGGCTGGAGCCTGAACACGAAGTCGCGGTCGCGGCGCGGCTCCCACGAGAACGTGAGGGCCGTGGAATCCAGCGTCGCCACGAGCCGAGGCGCGGTCAGGGAGTCTCGCGCCGCCCGGTACAGATCTGCGTACACCCGGGTGCGCGCCAGACCCTGGAGCTCGATCGTGGCGGTGATGCGCCGTCCGCGTAGACCACGCAGGCGGTACCCGAGCGCCACCGCCGAGTCCGCGGGGAAGAACGCGGTCTCGCGGAGCGGCAGCTCGATCGGAATGGGATCCGTCAGCGCCCTGTCGCCCGCGACCACCCAGTCGCGGCCCAGGGCGGTCTCGTCCAGACGCGCCTGCCGCAGGCTTTCGCGGTACGCCTCGCGCGGTGAGTCGATGCGCGGCAGCGTGACGAGGTCGGTAGCCGCCTCGCACCCCAGAGCCAGCACACCGGCCAAAGAAGTGACGATGAGCACGCGTACGCGCGCTCCCTGGCGCGGGCCGGGCCGCTCCAGCCGGCGGCCTCCAGCGTCCGGCGCTGGGCCGCTTGCTCTCGCGGCGATCCTGGGTCGCATGGGCCCTCATAGGCGCAGCGCCCGCCCCAGGTTCCACACGGATTGTCAGAGATATGAGAAGGCGGCGCCGGACGCGACTCGCCTCAGACGGCTTGCGGCGCGCCCACCAGGTCGTAATCGGAAAGCTCCGGTCGACTCGACAGCCTGTCGATCACCGACCGGCAGTGCTGCTCTACCCTGGCGAGGAAAAGCGCCCGCGGGACCCGCTCCAGGACGCGGTGCTTTTTCGGCGCCTTGTGCACGTGGTCGCCCCCGATCCGCAGCTTGCCGGGATCCGTGCCCGCGAACGCGGCGATGCGATTCAGGCTGTGCGACAGCCGCTGCGTGGGGACGACGAGCAGCCGCTCCTCCGGAACCGCGTCCAGCACCTTCTCGTTGTGCCGGGCCCAGTACGAGAGATACGCCGCGAGCGGGTACTCGCCCATTTCACGCAGCGCGTCCGTCTCGTACTCGAACCCCTCACCGCCGTAGTAGACGTCGCGCAGGTTGGTGCTCGGCTCGGGAACGTTCAGGTGCTGATCGATAACGGAGTTCAGCCAGGAGTGGCAGTCGCGCACGGTCAGCAGGAATTTGGCGTTGGGGAACTCGGCTACGAGCAGGTCGGCGAACCAGGCCAGCGGGTGCGCCGACTCGCATTCGAGCCACATGGTCGCGTCTCGGTCACGCAGCCAGCGCCTGTCGCGGTTGTCGCTCGCGTGTCCGGCGATGCGGCCGGGGAGGCGCTCGACGAACTCGGCATAGCGACCTTCGTGGCGAGCCCGAAACGATGCGCCGAAAACCGCCGCGACGGACTTCGTGCCGGTCTTGGGCGCGCCTATGCAGTAGACGTGCACGGAACGCGGTTGGGCGATCGATCGGATGAGCCGGCTCGCCCTGGGCCGCGACGCCAAAAAGTCGACGAGAACCTGCTTGGGCTCGATCATGGCGGTGGTGCCCAGCACGTTTCGGGCCGATCTGGATGCAAAAACCCCCGCTGGCGGACGAATCCACCACCGGGGGCTCTCGACACTGGCGAGGTGCGAGCTCCGCTCTCGGGTTCGGTGCGCATCCTCAGACACGCGCGACTCTCGCTCTCTCTCCGTCGCCGGGCGGTCCCCGACTCAGGTCGCCCTCGATCAAGGGCTTCGGTTGCGGCCAGTGACCTCACAACCGTCTCGCTTGGGCCGAACTTCCCAGCGAGCCGCCGCCCAGAAAAGCGTCCTTTCTCGACGGCCGCGCTTGAGCGATCCTACAACCGCTGAACCACTCTCGCTTGACACCATGATAGGGCTCCGGAGCCCTGTCGTCAATGATCGTGGTATTCTTGTAAACTATTGCACGGTACGTAGTTACGTCGAAGTCAGGTTTAGCGGCTCAGCGGGCCCGGATTTCCACACCGGAACTTGTTGGTCCGCGCGCGATTAGCCGTTTGTAACGATTATCATCCACACGCTATCCGGCGGTTTCGCACACGGCATCCACAGCGGCAGCCAATTTGTCGACGATGCGTTGTGGATAATGAGGTCGGCTTGCGCGGCAGGAACTTGCGCTGGACCGCGGCTGCTCACCCAGGCTCGCCGCGCCGAAAATACAGAGGAGGCAGGTATGGGCTCGCTCGCCGCGCCCGCTTGGCAGACACTTCACGATGTCGCGCGGGGCGACCTGCTTCCCGCACGGCTGGTGTTGCACTCCGCAGCACAATTGTTGCGCGCGTACGCGCTCGAGTTCGTGCCTGAAGCAGCGGATGGCGCCCACACGGCGCTCTACTGGCACCCGGAAACCCAGGAGTTCGGCACCGACGCCGCGGACGCGGACGCGCCCCCGCTCTTTCTGCACCCTGGTTCGCTCACGCTGCGGTACGGGACCGAGGCTCGCCTGGCGTTGCCCGGCGAGACGCTGGAGGGCGCGCTCGAGTGGCTGGGCGCGCGGGCGGGTC contains:
- a CDS encoding M23 family metallopeptidase, which gives rise to MRPRIAARASGPAPDAGGRRLERPGPRQGARVRVLIVTSLAGVLALGCEAATDLVTLPRIDSPREAYRESLRQARLDETALGRDWVVAGDRALTDPIPIELPLRETAFFPADSAVALGYRLRGLRGRRITATIELQGLARTRVYADLYRAARDSLTAPRLVATLDSTALTFSWEPRRDRDFVFRLQPELLRSGTITVELRSEPALAFPVEGGSWGAVRSVYGDPRDGGRRSHHGVDIFASRGTPALAAATGRVTRVRNTPRGGKTVWLRDEQRELAIYYAHLDSQVVSTGQWVEPGDTLGFVGNTGNARTTPPHLHFGVYRRGEGPTDPDQWLRAWEPRVAEVTADAGALGVRMRLAGEAVPLRLSTGAGGAPRGIPENAVLRVLAASGGAYRVSLPDGETGYVRPRDLEPAVD
- a CDS encoding gamma-glutamyltransferase, translated to MFAYPSQRSRHAAAHRSPRAHAPRRRSRSLGTTVLLGAAWALFAAPAAGQGRPNRPVLHGQEWIAITGKPLAATAGAMVFQKGGNAVDAAAAMLAATSTMWDVLSWGGETQALIYDPRTREVVGINGLGVAPSGSTPEFFRSRGMRHPPRFGPLAAVTPGTPGALMVMVAEYGTLSLADVLEPAIRMADGYPIEGQAVRSIRRFRDEIEQWPASMDVFLPNEVDGEREPPEPGAIFRQANLATTLRKLVQAEREALAGGASRAEAIMAAYDRFYRGDIAREFVRGANELGSPMTVADLADWSVRIEEPVKTSYKGIDVYKLTTWTQGPVLLQMLNLLEPLDLAGLGYNSANYVHTVYQAMSRAYADRDFYYGDPYSAPAEPVAGLLSKEYARARMEDFDPDQNDARVKPGDPYLFQEGDNPFLDLLQHWPLDLDTIARPASAAQALLEGDRGEAGDWWELAATGTTSIQAADASGWVVSVTPSGGWIPAVIAGGTGIGMSQRAQSFVVDEVENPYNVIAPGKRPRVTLTPSMALKDGEPFLSFSIQGGDFQDQNSLQFFLNVVEFGMEVNEAAEAANFHTAQLHNSFGDHERVAGGLSLNSATPPWVVDELRSRGYGISFVDRTSGPMTAIRFDREHGTFWGAASDHGEDWGIAW
- a CDS encoding sulfotransferase, encoding MLGTTAMIEPKQVLVDFLASRPRASRLIRSIAQPRSVHVYCIGAPKTGTKSVAAVFGASFRARHEGRYAEFVERLPGRIAGHASDNRDRRWLRDRDATMWLECESAHPLAWFADLLVAEFPNAKFLLTVRDCHSWLNSVIDQHLNVPEPSTNLRDVYYGGEGFEYETDALREMGEYPLAAYLSYWARHNEKVLDAVPEERLLVVPTQRLSHSLNRIAAFAGTDPGKLRIGGDHVHKAPKKHRVLERVPRALFLARVEQHCRSVIDRLSSRPELSDYDLVGAPQAV